A single Chiroxiphia lanceolata isolate bChiLan1 chromosome 25, bChiLan1.pri, whole genome shotgun sequence DNA region contains:
- the IGFN1 gene encoding immunoglobulin-like and fibronectin type III domain-containing protein 1 isoform X5, giving the protein MTSPQAVKAFKKSAIPGVLITQFVNDVPEGCSTPDFERKPLTLTLQEGKNAIFRAVVKGVPTPEVKWSRTRKGMDDPAKYETSFNSATNEFILQINRLVMDDSDLYRCCAVNEYGEASCSVGLRIIQVGFKRKAKYVPVHAADELKKTLQDSKKLLRKRVVAPKPKPLDKEAVWQLLLHADRRDYEKICIKYGIVDFRGMLRKLQELRKDTESEQDELIHSIKNLEHIKVNKEGNATFSLEMELKNKNSNVYLLKDGQRLRYGTGDEYRKHCLRRIGRRYHFIVNDVQPEDAGVYQVRVEDVPVFSTELDAEAIPARFQQPLSDVRCPEEGDAAFRCVLRTPCHHPAWLHKTHALQPGPRHHISVSPDGLTHQLIIKNVEPSDSGMYTLEVGQGSSSAWLLVEYAKGKKRQDEEGIEKIERETSEWLKETMADNERARKLRRQERAGDEGHAMDTSMEKKGWYRKGQGSSQDRGQGSGQGSSQGHSMDTDDGSHVFLGKEGLRKTHINGGMGPGQFSGADLDGDSVTNDGSIFGLKGLGGKGGLRPVHDKDSVPGREGPGDGAGGAGGRDSVAGRGEGVLGAGYMDMDGGEGLGSQDDKDGNLGDPSSRAGFGGVGRFGATDGSSVADRLGPGSARVGDGMGDLFSRAGPGAAAWGSAAGAAGGMGSHHGKGGDLTVGDMNGAGINRQGQTGAPYGKDGLAPHASAQLGQGGRSGSLYGPGGLPSGDGALPGAGGSSVGEMEAFYGPDGRPLGAGAGGAGGSGAGGFGALYGVPSGAGTGGAGVAGAGGIGAPYGKDGVPAGAGVGVAGGAGVVSPYGKDGVPAGAGVVSPYGKDGVPAGAGVVSPYGKDGVPAGAGVGVAGGAGVVSPYGMDGLPAGAVAGAAPSPFGGEGVMGSQRGRDGGLGTAPGYPGGAGGENFSMEGGGVGGSAAWDTGSPYGKDVGSAGAWAGAGAGGRLGGDGRDSFLGKEGMGGGGGPGGEYGKGIVNDARGSGNQGSVGDRGSLSGQGDVWGELRDLGQLGSLYGKDSAFGGAGSKSWNRPVDGSSSGGFGQGPPSHDQMSALFGGLAPASQRNEEPDVEVKAKDLPTNTESTAQKRRSCLDDLKVPRCYLNKQLATVRVVKGEPAELSCTVSKDDVTGTWFKDGLKLTSMQGVVFEKKGLVHKLIINKAEDIHAGKYRFEGGDVKTEASIFVEDPPQVDKVLLKNLSNVPMVAKAGQAVKLRIPFEGRLPVRATWLKDKMELADDTRIRVDKTDTHTTLSIPSCDRRDCGDYKVRLKNDSGVLEINLKLMVIDKPQPPAGPIKIVESSANAITIQWQPPKDDGGKPVQRYLVERQQAGKNDWETLGDTSRSCTTFTTNKVEEDTSYYFRVRAVNVEGTSDALESGEVKAAGKASPGAPDPPEIVSASRDTVTISWKAPRKTGTSQIVGYIVQKRKKGTMTWLPVTSGPVKDKKLKVTNLKKGVQYEFRVAAVNAAGTGDASDPSPPVFARDPTKSPGQVQELRVSSCDSTSVTLTWNRPEVKDGNEVKGYEVEMRPSHSSSWTKCLTLPAEATTGTIKGLQPKEKYFLRVRALNDSGPGEAAELEAIAEAAAPAVPPRLLIDDTVKNLLVVRAGNPLRVNIPFEGSPEPAVLWLKDGLPLPDRAAIKTQDGSTRLLIGTAELGDSGCYSVELLNGLGKRETFSFQVQITDIPQPPGPLRLEENVPNTVTVTWEPSASEKWEKNLYYTVLKRESQKGVWRVVGDLLYNNKFTFTSVIPGRDYYFRVVAKNSLGASAPSETVQPWRIRKAKAEIWVRPQRYRGVNQNQHPRFLVPLKPHVVVTGSECHMSCAVGGHPPPKVTWYKDNRDLSNDPNYFCTNDFGVCSLVILGVTKQDAGEYMVEASNEVGRVSSRAFLAIKDSAL; this is encoded by the exons GGTTGTagcaccaaaacccaaacccctggACAAAGAGGCtgtgtggcagctgctgctccacgCAGACAGGAGAGACTACGAGAAAATCTGCATTAAATATGGAATTGTCGACTTCCGTGGGAtgctgaggaagctgcaggagctgaggaaggacACAGAGAGTGAACAAGATGAG TTAATTCACAGTATCAAAAACTTGGAACACATCAAAGTCAACAAGGAGGGAAACGCCACGTTCAGCCTGGAGATggagctgaaaaacaaaaacagcaacGTGTATCTGCTCAAG gaCGGGCAGCGGCTCCGCTATGGGACGGGGGACGAGTACAGGAAGCACTGCCTGAGGAGGATTGGGAGGAGGTACCACTTCATCGTCAACGACGTGCAGCCAGAGGATGCGGGCGTGTACCAAGTCAGGGTGGAGGACGTCCCTGTTTTCTCCACTGAGCTGGATGCTGAAG CCATCCCCGCCCGGTTCCAGCAGCCGCTGAGCGACGTGCGCTGCCCCGAGGAGGGCGATGCCGCGTTCCGCTGCGTCCTGCGCACCCCCTGCCACCACCCCGCCTGGCTGCACAAGACTCACGCCCTGCAGCCCGGCCCGAGGCACCACATCTCCGTGTCGCCCGACGGCCTCACCCACCAGCTCATCATCAAGAACGTGGAGCCCTCGGACAGCGGGATGTACACGCTGGAGGTCGGGCAGGGCTCCTCCAGCGCCTGGCTGCTCGTGGAGT ATGCCAAAGGGAAGAAGAGGCAGGATGAGGAAGGAATTGAAAAAATCGAAAGGGAGACATCTGAGTGGCTGAAGGAAACGATGGCAGACAATGAAAGGGCGAGGAAACTTCGGCGCCAGGAACGTGCCGGGGATGAAGGTCATGCCATGGACAccagcatggaaaaaaagggCTGGTACCGGAAGGGTCagggcagcagccaggacagagGCCAAGGCAGCGGCCAAGGCAGCAGCCAAGGCCACTCCATGGATACTGATGATGGAAGCCACGTATTTTTGGGAAAAGAGGGGCTCCGCAAAACCCACATAAACGGAGGGATGGGGCCTGGGCAGTTTTCTGGAGCAGATCTAGATGGAGACTCAGTGACAAATGATGGCAGCATCTTTGGATTAAAAGGCTTAGGAGGCAAAGGTGGATTGAGGCCTGTGCACGACAAGGActctgtgccaggcagggaaggtcctggggatggagcaggaggagcagggggacGGGATTCTGTggctggcagaggagagggtGTGCTGGGTGCTGGTTACATGGACATGGATGGTGGAGAAGGTTTGGGCTCTCAGGATGACAAGGATGGGAATTTAGGTgatcccagctccagagctggctTTGGGGGTGTTGGGAGGTTTGGTGCCACTGATGGAAGTTCTGTGGCAGACAGGCTCGGTCCTGGTTCAGCCAGGGTGGGAGATGGTATGGGGGATCTGTTCAGCAGGGCTGGCCCAGGGGCTGCAGCGTGGGGGagtgctgcaggggctgcaggaggaatgGGGTCCCACCATGGCAAGGGTGGTGATCTGACTGTGGGTGACATGAACGGAGCAGGGATAAACAGACAGGGACAAACAGGGGCTCCCTATGGCAAGGACGGCCTGGCACCTCATGCCAGTGCTCAGTTGGGTCAGGGGGGCAGGTCTGGCTCGCTGTATGGCCCAGGTGGCCTTCCCAGTGGAGATGGGGCTCTACCTGGTGCAGGTGGCAGTTCTGTAGGAGAAATGGAGGCTTTCTATGGTCCAGATGGTCGGCCACttggagcaggggctggtggtgctggtggttCAGGTgcagggggatttggggctcTCTATGG tgtcCCTAGTGGGGCTGGtactggtggtgctggtgtAGCTGGTGCAGGGGGAATTGGGGCTCCCTATGGAAAGGATGGTG tcccagctggagctggtgttGGTGTTGCTGGTGGTGCAGGGGTTGTGTCTCCTTATGGAAAGGATGGtgtcccagctggggctggtgtTGTGTCTCCCTATGGAAAGGATGgtgtcccagctggagctggtgttGTATCTCCCTATGGAAAGGATGgtgtcccagctggagctggtgttGGTGTTGCTGGTGGTGCAGGGGTTGTGTCTCCCTATGGAATGGATGGTctcccagctggggctgtggcaggagctgctccttctccctttgGAGGTGAGGGAGTGATGGGATCCCAGCGTGGCAGGGATGGtgggctgggcacagctccGGGATATccagggggagcaggaggagagaacTTTTCCATGGAAGGGGGGGGTGTGGGTGGCTCTGCAGCGTGGGACACTGGGTCTCCCTATGGCAAGGACGTGGGATCAGCTGGAGCCTGGGCtggtgcaggagctggtgggaggttgggaggggaTGGAAGGGATTCATTCCTTGGTAAAGAAGGTatgggaggtggtggtggaCCAGGTGGTGAATATGGAAAGGGCATTGTCAATGATGCCAGAGGATCGGGGAACCAAGGTTCGGTTGGTGACAGAGGGTCACTGTCAGGTCAAGGAGATGTCTGGGGTGAGCTCAGAGATTTAGGACAGTTGGGCTCCCTTTATGGCAAAGATTCCGCCTTTGGAGGGGCAGGGAGCAAATCCTGGAACAGACCTGTTGATGGGAGCAGTTCAGGTGGTTTCGGTCAAGGTCCACCCAGTCATGACCAGATGTCAGCTCTTTTTGGTGGGCTTGCCCCAGCAAGCCAGAGAAACGAGGAACCTGACGTGGAAGTTAAAGCAAAGGATCTCCCGACCAACACGGAAAGTACAGCCCAGAAGAGACGGTCCTGCCTGGATGATCTCAAAG TCCCCCGGTGTTACCTCAACAAGCAGCTGGCCACGGTGCGGGTGGTGAAGGGGGAACCAGCCGAGCTCTCCTGCACCGTCAGCAAGGATGACGTGACAGGAACCTGGTTTAAAGACGGGCTGAAG TTGACAAGCATGCAAGGAGTCGTGTTTGAAAAGAAAGGTCTAGTCCACAAACTAATTATTAACAAAGCCGAAGACATTCATGCTGGGAAATACAGGTTTGAAGGCGGAGATGTGAAAACTGAGGCTTCAATTTTTGTTGAAG ACCCTCCACAGGTTGACAAAGTTCTCCTCAAGAACCTGAGCAATGTCCCCATGGTGGCCAAGGCTGGGCAGGCGGTGAAGCTCAGGATCCCCTTCGAGGGCCGTCTGCCCGTCAGGGCCACGTGGCTCAAGGACAAGATGGAGCTGGCAGATGACACCAGGATCCGTGTGGATAAAACAGACACCCACACCACGCTGTCCATCCCCAGCTGCGACAGGAGGGACTGTGGGGATTACAAGGTCAGACTGAAGAACGACAGCGGGGTCCTGGAGATCAACTTAAAGCTCATGGTCATAG ACAAGCCACAGCCACCAGCAGGACCCATCAAAATCGTGGAGAGCTCTGCCAATGCCATCACCATCCAGTGGCAGCCCCCAAAGGATGATGGGGGCAAACCAGTGCAGAGGTACCTTGTGGAGAGGCAGCAAGCGGGCAAGAACGACTGGGAGACCTTGGGAGACACCTCCAGGAGCTGCACCACCTTCACCACCAACAAGGTGGAAGAAGACACGAGCTACTACTTCAGGGTGAGGGCCGTGAACGTGGAGGGGACGAGCGACGCGCTGGAGTCGGGCGAAGTGAAGGCAGCTGGCAAAG CTTCCCCTGGTGCCCCAGATCCCCCTGAGATCGTCAGTGCCAGCAGGGACACCGTCACAATATCCTGGAAAGCACCTCGTAAAACTGGCACTTCCCAGATCGTGGGATACATCGTTCAGAAACGCAAGAAGGGCACCATGACCTGGCTACCAGTCACCAGTGGGCCTGTGAAAG acAAGAAGCTGAAGGTGACCAACCTCAAGAAGGGTGTGCAGTACGAGTTCCGGGTGGCAGCTGTCaatgctgctggcacaggagatGCCAGCGACCCCTCCCCGCCCGTCTTTGCCCGGGACCCCACGA AATCCCCAGGCCAAGTGCAGGAGCTCAGAGTGAGCAGCTGTGACAGCACCAGCGTCACCCTGACATGGAACAGGCCTGAGGTCAAGGATGGGAATGAAGTGAAGGGCTACGAGGTGGAAATGAGgccttcccacagctccagctggacCAAGTGCCTCACCCTCCCTGCAGAGGCCACCACGGGCACCATCAAGGGCCTGCAGCCCAAGGAGAAGTATTTTCTGCGTGTGAGGGCCCTCAACGACAGCGGCCCCGGGGAGGCCGCGGAGCTCGAGGCCATCGCGGaggccgcggccccggcgg TTCCCCCCAGGTTACTGATCGACGACACGGTGAAAAACCTCCTGGTGGTGAGAGCAGGAAACCCCCTGCGGGTGAATATTCCCTTCGAG GGCTCTCCCGAGCCGGCGGTGCTCTGGTTGAAGGATGGGCTCCCCCTCCCCGACCGGGCTGCCATAAAAACCCAGGATGGATCCACCCGGCTGCTGATCGGGACGGCCGAGCTCGGGGACAGCGGCTGCTACAGCGTGGAGCTGCTCAACGGGCTGGGCAAGAGGGAGACCTTCAGCTTCCAGGTGCAAATCACAG ACATCCCACAGCCTCCTGGACcactgaggttggaagagaATGTGCCCAACACAGTGACAGTGACCTGGGAACCGTCAGCATCTGAGAAGTGGGAGAAGAACCTCTACTACACCGTCCTGAAACGGGAGTCCCAGAAGGGCGTGTGGCGCGTGGTGGGGGACCTGCTCTACAACAACAAGTTCACGTTCACCAGCGTGATCCCAGGCAGGGATTATTACTTCAGAGTGGTGGCCAAGAACAGCCTGGGAGCCAGTGCTCCATCTGAAACCGTGCAGCCTTGGAGGATTCGAAAAGCAAAGG cTGAGATCTGGGTCAGACCCCAGAGGTACAGGGGAGtcaaccaaaaccagcacccaAGGTTCCTCGTCCCGCTGAAGCCCCACGTGGTGGTGACAGGCAGTGAGTGTCACATGAGCTGTGCAGTGGGGGgccacccccccccaaaagtcACCTGGTACAAAGACAACAGAGACCTCTCCAACGATCCAAACTACTTCTGCACAAACGACTTCGGAGTCTGCTCCCTGGTCATCCTGGGAGTCACCAAGCAGGACGCAGGAGAATACATGGTGGAAGCCTCCAATGAAGTGGGTCGTGTCTCCAGCAGAGCCTTCCTTGCCATCAAAG ACTCTGCCCTGTAG